The following coding sequences lie in one Heyndrickxia oleronia genomic window:
- the tsaD gene encoding tRNA (adenosine(37)-N6)-threonylcarbamoyltransferase complex transferase subunit TsaD, which produces MKKDLIILGIETSCDETAAAVVKNGREIVSNVIASQIESHKRFGGVVPELASRHHVEQITLVIEEALKKAELSFEDIDAIAVTEGPGLVGALLVGVNAAKAIAFSRNIPLVGVHHIAGHIYANRLVKEMSFPLLSLVVSGGHTELVLMKEHGDFKVIGETRDDAAGEAYDKVARTLHLPYPGGPHIDRLAHEGAATIDLPRAWLEDDSYDFSFSGLKSAVINTLHNAEQKGISIDPKNMAASFQASVIDVLVTKTLKAAKEFKVKQVLLSGGVAANKGLREELEKAFAPIMDIELVIPPLVLCTDNAAMIAAAGSILFEKGKRSQYSLNANPSLDIEHF; this is translated from the coding sequence ATGAAAAAAGACTTAATTATTTTAGGGATAGAAACAAGTTGTGATGAAACAGCGGCGGCAGTAGTAAAGAATGGACGGGAAATTGTATCAAATGTTATTGCCTCACAAATAGAAAGTCATAAGAGATTTGGTGGAGTTGTTCCTGAACTAGCTTCACGACATCATGTGGAGCAAATTACTCTTGTGATTGAAGAGGCTTTGAAAAAGGCTGAACTATCCTTTGAGGATATTGATGCAATTGCAGTGACAGAAGGACCTGGGCTGGTTGGTGCACTGCTTGTTGGTGTGAATGCTGCTAAGGCTATTGCCTTTTCGAGAAATATTCCGTTGGTTGGTGTGCACCATATTGCCGGTCATATTTATGCAAACAGACTGGTAAAGGAAATGAGTTTCCCACTGCTATCACTCGTCGTGTCTGGTGGTCATACGGAATTGGTGCTGATGAAGGAGCATGGAGATTTTAAAGTCATTGGTGAAACAAGGGATGATGCAGCAGGAGAAGCATACGATAAAGTGGCAAGAACACTTCATCTTCCTTATCCTGGTGGCCCACATATTGATCGCCTTGCGCATGAGGGGGCAGCAACAATTGATTTACCAAGAGCATGGTTAGAAGATGATTCATATGACTTTAGTTTTAGCGGTTTGAAATCTGCAGTCATAAACACGTTGCATAATGCAGAACAAAAAGGGATATCTATCGATCCAAAAAATATGGCGGCTAGCTTTCAGGCGAGTGTGATTGATGTACTAGTGACAAAAACCTTAAAAGCAGCCAAGGAATTTAAGGTGAAGCAAGTTCTATTATCGGGTGGCGTAGCGGCAAATAAAGGTTTAAGAGAAGAATTAGAAAAAGCGTTCGCTCCAATAATGGATATTGAATTAGTTATTCCTCCACTAGTGTTATGTACTGATAATGCAGCCATGATTGCCGCAGCCGGAAGTATACTTTTTGAAAAAGGAAAACGAAGCCAGTATTCTTTAAATGCAAATCCAAGTTTAGATATAGAACATTTTTGA
- a CDS encoding SprT family protein, with product MNNDQLQDLVERLSLQLFGKTFKHKALFNPRLRTTGGRYLLSSHNIEINKKYYDEFGEAELIGIIKHELCHYHLHLEGRGYQHRDSDFKKLLSAVDAPRFCTPLLTKSVKKTTLDYVYICTDCHTLFKRKKRMNINRYVCGKCRGKLMLISEKRS from the coding sequence ATGAACAATGATCAGCTTCAAGATTTGGTTGAAAGATTATCATTGCAATTATTTGGAAAGACATTTAAACATAAGGCATTATTTAATCCAAGGCTTCGAACAACAGGAGGAAGATACTTATTAAGCTCCCATAATATTGAAATTAATAAAAAATATTATGATGAATTTGGAGAAGCGGAGCTAATTGGGATAATCAAGCATGAGCTCTGTCATTACCATCTTCATTTAGAGGGAAGGGGCTACCAACATAGGGATTCAGATTTTAAAAAGCTACTTTCAGCTGTCGATGCTCCAAGATTTTGTACCCCATTATTAACGAAGAGTGTTAAAAAAACAACTCTAGACTATGTATATATTTGTACTGATTGTCATACACTATTCAAACGTAAAAAGCGGATGAATATTAACCGATATGTATGTGGGAAATGCCGTGGAAAGTTAATGTTAATTAGTGAAAAAAGATCATAA
- the tsaE gene encoding tRNA (adenosine(37)-N6)-threonylcarbamoyltransferase complex ATPase subunit type 1 TsaE has protein sequence MKVYEWVSNGTEETSSFAQAIARKLQAKDVLLLEGDLGAGKTTFTKGIALGLGIKRTVSSPTFTIIKEYHGRLPLYHMDVYRLQDSSEDLGFDEYFEGEGVTIVEWAHLIEDQLPDEYLSISIYRIGDEERKFELKPFGKRYELLCEELFV, from the coding sequence ATGAAAGTATATGAGTGGGTTTCAAATGGGACTGAGGAAACCTCTTCTTTTGCTCAAGCAATAGCTCGGAAATTACAAGCAAAAGATGTTCTCCTCTTAGAAGGAGACCTAGGTGCTGGGAAAACTACCTTTACGAAAGGAATTGCATTAGGATTAGGAATTAAAAGAACGGTTAGTAGCCCTACTTTTACCATAATTAAAGAATATCATGGAAGATTGCCTTTATATCATATGGATGTGTATCGTTTACAGGATTCAAGTGAGGATTTGGGCTTTGATGAGTATTTTGAAGGTGAGGGTGTAACCATTGTAGAGTGGGCACACTTAATTGAGGATCAACTGCCCGATGAATATTTATCTATTTCCATCTATAGAATTGGGGATGAAGAACGGAAGTTTGAATTAAAGCCATTTGGTAAACGCTATGAATTATTGTGTGAGGAGCTATTTGTATGA
- the tsaB gene encoding tRNA (adenosine(37)-N6)-threonylcarbamoyltransferase complex dimerization subunit type 1 TsaB, producing the protein MKVLAIDTSNNPLGIALLDENKVIGEYITNLKKNHSIRVMPAIQQLMTDCEIEPSKLDKIVVAKGPGSYTGVRIGVTIAKTLAWSLNIPLVGVSSLKLLAASVRYFPGFVSPLFDARRGQIYTGLYRYNGSTFETEIDDCNVLTVDWVDRLEKLDSPILFIGNDVSLHKEILIEKLGDKAVFAEFTENNPRPSELGLLGMNIAGEEIHTFVPNYIRLVEAEAKWLDSQKSDGKKE; encoded by the coding sequence ATGAAAGTACTAGCAATTGATACATCTAATAATCCTCTAGGGATTGCTTTATTAGATGAAAATAAAGTAATAGGAGAATATATTACTAATTTAAAGAAAAATCACAGCATCCGGGTGATGCCAGCGATTCAACAACTGATGACTGACTGTGAGATAGAACCATCAAAATTAGATAAAATCGTTGTTGCAAAAGGTCCAGGTTCCTATACGGGAGTAAGAATTGGTGTAACCATTGCAAAAACATTGGCATGGAGTTTAAATATCCCATTGGTGGGAGTTTCAAGTCTTAAACTCTTAGCTGCTAGTGTTCGTTATTTCCCTGGGTTTGTGTCTCCTCTATTCGATGCACGAAGAGGACAAATTTATACTGGTCTTTATCGTTATAATGGTTCAACTTTTGAAACGGAAATAGATGATTGTAACGTATTAACAGTTGATTGGGTTGACAGGCTAGAAAAACTAGACTCTCCAATTTTATTTATTGGAAATGATGTTTCTTTACATAAAGAGATATTAATCGAAAAGCTAGGAGATAAAGCAGTCTTTGCTGAATTTACAGAAAATAATCCTAGACCAAGTGAACTAGGTTTATTAGGGATGAACATAGCTGGAGAAGAAATTCATACCTTTGTTCCTAATTACATCCGTTTAGTGGAAGCAGAAGCAAAATGGTTAGATTCCCAAAAAAGTGATGGGAAAAAAGAATGA
- the cmpA gene encoding cortex morphogenetic protein CmpA, with the protein MPTWFQNQIRKAFSEKDHYQIKLLNQCWFFYQNKLQN; encoded by the coding sequence ATGCCGACATGGTTTCAAAACCAAATTCGAAAAGCCTTTTCAGAAAAAGATCATTACCAAATCAAACTACTTAACCAATGTTGGTTCTTCTATCAAAATAAACTTCAAAATTAA
- the rimI gene encoding ribosomal protein S18-alanine N-acetyltransferase — protein sequence MDIQLRKATLADLDGIMEVEVQSFTLPWSREAFYNEFVVNHFAVYFVLEDKERIIGYCGVWLVVDEAHITNIAVLPEYRGQKLGELLLRSMMEFASESGAKSMTLEVRVSNTIAQSLYKKLGFFEGGIRKNYYSDNQEDALVMWVNL from the coding sequence ATGGATATTCAATTAAGAAAAGCGACATTAGCAGATTTAGATGGAATTATGGAAGTAGAAGTACAATCATTTACCTTACCTTGGTCAAGAGAAGCTTTTTATAATGAATTTGTAGTAAACCATTTTGCTGTTTATTTTGTACTTGAGGATAAAGAAAGAATTATAGGCTATTGTGGAGTCTGGCTTGTTGTTGATGAAGCCCATATAACAAATATAGCTGTTCTACCGGAGTATCGGGGGCAAAAATTAGGAGAATTATTATTAAGAAGTATGATGGAATTCGCTAGTGAATCTGGAGCAAAGTCAATGACATTAGAAGTAAGGGTAAGTAATACAATTGCTCAATCCTTATATAAGAAATTGGGATTCTTCGAGGGTGGAATAAGAAAGAACTACTACTCTGACAACCAAGAGGATGCCTTAGTAATGTGGGTGAATTTATAA
- a CDS encoding ABC-F family ATP-binding cassette domain-containing protein, with translation MILLQVQQLTKHFGAELILSNIKLEIQTRDRIALVGRNGAGKSTLLKIISGQLSLDSGEIMKPKDVSIGYLAQNTGLESSLSIWDEMLTVFKDLQKMETQLRELEQKIADPTYYENPDLHQKILSEYDRLQVKFKDSGGYQYEADIRSVLHGLRFDTFDYSTMIETLSGGQKTRLALAKLLLTKPDVLILDEPTNHLDIDTLSWLEQYLQGYDGAILIVSHDRYFLDKVVNQVYELSRHSIQKFHGNYSQYLVQKAEQYERDFKQYEKQQEEVAKLQDFIQRNLARASTTKRAQSRRKQLEKMTIMDKPLGDEKSANFTFDIERQSGNEVLNLVNGAIGYEDNIIAKGIQLAIKKGDSIALVGPNGVGKSTLLKSIIKKLTLLSGNISYGSNVTIGYYDQEQANLTSNKTVLNELWDDYPLKDEKEIRTVLGNFLFTGDDVLKTVSSLSGGEKARLALSKLLMQRANFLILDEPTNHLDLDSKEVLENALIDYPGTILFVSHDRYFINRLATKVIELSKEGTTEFLGDYDYYIEKQLELLELKRLKNEGQKLVEDKPNTARQSYQLDKEAKKLERQRKRRIEEIESTIEQYENELQQKEELLCDPNIYQDHEKVTEINDEIEKLKTDIDELMSEWAEIEESNE, from the coding sequence ATGATTTTATTACAAGTTCAACAACTAACAAAACATTTTGGTGCTGAACTTATTTTATCGAATATAAAGCTAGAAATTCAAACGAGAGATCGTATTGCTCTAGTTGGACGAAACGGTGCAGGTAAGTCCACCTTATTAAAAATTATTTCTGGTCAACTATCTCTTGATTCTGGAGAGATCATGAAACCAAAAGATGTCTCAATCGGATATCTTGCTCAAAATACAGGTTTGGAATCATCATTATCAATATGGGATGAAATGTTAACTGTTTTTAAAGATTTGCAAAAAATGGAGACACAATTAAGAGAACTGGAACAAAAAATCGCTGATCCTACCTACTATGAAAACCCTGATCTCCATCAAAAAATACTATCTGAATATGATCGTTTACAGGTTAAATTTAAAGATTCTGGTGGTTATCAATACGAAGCAGATATTCGTTCTGTGCTTCATGGTTTACGCTTTGATACTTTTGACTATTCGACAATGATTGAAACACTAAGTGGTGGTCAAAAAACTCGTCTAGCACTTGCCAAGCTACTTTTAACGAAACCTGATGTATTGATTTTGGACGAGCCTACAAACCATTTAGATATTGACACACTCTCTTGGTTAGAACAGTATCTACAAGGATATGACGGTGCCATTCTAATTGTTTCTCATGATCGTTATTTCTTAGATAAAGTAGTTAATCAAGTCTATGAACTCTCACGCCATTCTATACAAAAATTTCACGGTAATTACAGTCAATACTTAGTTCAAAAAGCAGAACAGTATGAGCGTGATTTCAAACAATATGAAAAACAACAAGAAGAAGTTGCGAAACTTCAAGATTTTATACAACGAAATCTAGCAAGAGCATCTACAACTAAAAGAGCTCAAAGTAGAAGAAAACAGCTTGAAAAGATGACAATAATGGATAAACCTCTTGGTGATGAAAAATCAGCTAATTTCACATTTGACATCGAACGACAAAGTGGAAATGAGGTATTAAACCTGGTAAACGGTGCAATTGGTTATGAAGACAACATTATCGCTAAAGGGATCCAGCTTGCAATCAAAAAAGGCGATAGTATTGCATTAGTTGGTCCTAACGGTGTCGGGAAATCAACTCTGCTAAAAAGTATCATTAAAAAACTAACGCTATTATCGGGGAATATTTCTTATGGTTCCAATGTAACAATTGGTTATTATGATCAAGAACAAGCGAATCTGACATCCAATAAAACAGTGTTAAATGAACTTTGGGATGACTATCCATTGAAAGATGAAAAAGAAATACGTACTGTATTAGGCAACTTTTTATTTACAGGAGACGATGTACTTAAAACGGTTTCCAGCTTAAGTGGTGGAGAAAAAGCTAGACTTGCATTATCCAAGCTTTTAATGCAAAGAGCAAACTTCCTTATTCTTGATGAACCGACTAACCATCTGGATTTAGATAGTAAAGAAGTACTCGAAAATGCCTTAATTGATTATCCTGGAACCATCCTATTCGTATCTCATGACCGCTATTTTATTAACAGATTAGCAACCAAAGTGATTGAGCTTTCTAAGGAAGGTACAACAGAGTTTCTTGGAGATTATGATTATTATATTGAAAAGCAACTGGAATTATTGGAATTAAAAAGACTTAAAAACGAAGGTCAGAAACTGGTAGAAGATAAACCGAATACTGCAAGGCAATCCTATCAGCTAGATAAAGAGGCTAAAAAACTAGAAAGACAACGTAAAAGAAGAATTGAAGAGATCGAATCTACGATTGAACAATATGAAAATGAGTTGCAACAAAAAGAGGAATTATTATGTGATCCTAACATATATCAGGATCATGAAAAAGTTACTGAGATAAACGATGAAATTGAAAAACTCAAAACCGACATTGATGAATTAATGTCTGAGTGGGCCGAAATAGAAGAAAGTAATGAATAG
- a CDS encoding Tex family protein, whose translation MEQTIERKEELQQGLSKELNFSNKQIKNVIALLEEGNTVPFIARYRKEMTGALDEVQIRSIMDRWSYIQNLEQRKEEVIRLIDEQGKLTEELQQSIIQADKLQTLEDLYRPYKQKRRTKATIAKEKGLEPLAEWIMTFPLNEDVNKKAGLFLSEEKDIHTVEDALAGAKDIIAEWISDDAANRDWIRKETFKTGMIASSVKKEEIDSKKVFEMYYEYEEPIRKIVPHRILALNRGEKEEVLRVSIHPETEKIVNHLYQKVIKKAQSSVTSLVKEAIEDSYKRLIQPSIEREIRNDLTEKAENQAIHIFSENLRNLLLQPPLKGKIVLGVDPAYRTGCKLAVVNETGKVLSIGVIYPHPPKAKPEEARQKLIEVIRDSNVEVIAIGNGTASQETEQFVAEILREIDKEISYIIVNEAGASVYSASDLAREEFPDFQVEERSAVSIARRLQDPLAELVKIDPKSVGVGQYQHDVSQKNLNESLTFVVETAVNQVGVNVNTASSSLLQYVSGLSKSVANNIVKFRNEAGKINNRNQLKSIPRLGAKTYEQCIGFLRIIDGDDPLDKTPIHPENYDAVKKLLNKIDCTVADIGGEKLKTALESISLSSLSDELGIGELTLKDIIDALNRPGRDPRDELPQPLLKKDILKLEDLKVGTEMQGTVRNVVDFGAFVDVGVKEDGLVHISKLSNKFVKHPLDVVALGDIVTVWVENVDVQKGRLSLTMLPK comes from the coding sequence TTGGAACAAACGATTGAAAGAAAAGAAGAATTGCAGCAAGGTTTATCGAAAGAGCTTAATTTTTCTAATAAACAAATAAAAAATGTAATCGCCCTTCTAGAAGAAGGTAATACGGTTCCGTTTATTGCCCGGTACCGAAAAGAAATGACAGGTGCTCTGGATGAAGTTCAAATTAGATCCATTATGGATAGATGGAGTTATATTCAAAATTTAGAGCAGAGAAAAGAAGAAGTGATTCGTCTAATCGATGAGCAAGGAAAGCTCACTGAGGAACTTCAACAAAGCATTATTCAAGCAGACAAATTACAAACGCTTGAAGATTTATATAGACCATACAAACAAAAGAGACGAACGAAGGCAACAATAGCAAAAGAAAAAGGATTGGAACCGTTAGCTGAGTGGATCATGACATTTCCATTGAATGAGGACGTTAATAAGAAAGCAGGACTTTTCCTTTCAGAAGAAAAAGATATTCATACAGTAGAAGATGCTCTTGCAGGGGCGAAGGATATTATAGCGGAATGGATTTCAGATGATGCTGCAAATCGTGACTGGATACGAAAAGAAACGTTTAAAACAGGAATGATAGCTTCATCGGTAAAAAAAGAGGAAATTGATTCTAAAAAAGTCTTTGAAATGTATTATGAATATGAAGAACCAATTCGTAAAATTGTACCGCATCGCATTTTAGCCTTAAATCGTGGTGAGAAGGAAGAAGTTCTTCGAGTGTCTATTCATCCGGAAACTGAGAAAATTGTTAATCACCTTTATCAAAAGGTGATAAAAAAAGCACAGTCAAGTGTGACTTCACTAGTAAAAGAAGCGATTGAAGACAGTTATAAACGTTTAATCCAACCTTCTATTGAAAGAGAAATAAGAAATGATTTAACAGAAAAAGCGGAAAATCAAGCCATTCATATTTTCTCTGAAAACTTAAGAAACCTTTTGCTTCAGCCACCGTTAAAAGGAAAGATTGTGCTGGGGGTCGATCCTGCTTATCGAACAGGGTGTAAATTAGCTGTTGTTAATGAAACAGGTAAAGTATTATCGATAGGTGTGATCTATCCTCACCCACCAAAAGCAAAACCAGAGGAAGCAAGGCAGAAGCTTATTGAGGTTATTAGAGATTCCAATGTAGAAGTGATTGCGATTGGTAATGGGACCGCTTCACAGGAAACGGAACAATTTGTAGCAGAAATTTTAAGGGAAATAGATAAGGAAATATCTTATATTATTGTCAATGAAGCTGGTGCAAGTGTTTATTCAGCTTCGGATCTTGCCCGAGAAGAATTCCCTGATTTTCAAGTTGAAGAAAGAAGTGCAGTCTCTATAGCGAGAAGATTACAGGATCCACTAGCCGAATTAGTAAAAATAGACCCGAAATCTGTCGGTGTAGGCCAGTATCAGCACGATGTTTCTCAAAAAAATCTAAATGAATCTCTTACTTTTGTTGTAGAAACAGCGGTTAACCAAGTAGGTGTTAATGTAAACACGGCTTCCTCCTCCCTATTACAATATGTATCAGGATTGAGTAAATCAGTTGCCAATAATATAGTTAAATTCAGAAATGAAGCGGGGAAAATTAATAATAGAAATCAACTAAAGTCGATTCCACGTCTAGGTGCGAAAACCTACGAACAATGCATTGGTTTCTTGCGAATTATTGATGGTGATGATCCATTAGATAAAACACCTATCCATCCTGAAAACTACGATGCTGTGAAAAAGCTATTAAACAAAATCGATTGTACAGTGGCAGATATAGGTGGGGAGAAGTTAAAGACTGCTCTTGAATCTATTTCATTAAGTAGCCTATCCGATGAACTAGGTATTGGTGAACTGACATTGAAAGATATTATCGATGCCTTAAACCGTCCAGGACGTGATCCGCGTGATGAGTTGCCTCAACCGTTACTTAAGAAGGATATATTGAAATTAGAAGATTTAAAAGTAGGTACTGAAATGCAAGGTACTGTTCGAAATGTAGTTGATTTTGGGGCATTTGTCGATGTAGGTGTAAAAGAAGACGGCCTTGTTCATATATCAAAGCTAAGTAATAAATTTGTTAAGCATCCATTAGATGTAGTTGCTCTAGGAGATATAGTAACTGTATGGGTAGAGAATGTGGATGTACAAAAAGGAAGATTATCATTAACGATGCTACCAAAATAA
- a CDS encoding PP2C family serine/threonine-protein phosphatase — MKHFQQDLVEVYAYQLAKEGKSYCGDSYYYTATDEYFLCVLADGLGSGQYAFEASFAVAEAVKNNADKDVDSLMKHCNEVLVQKRGAAVAVLKVNLKEKEFAYSCVGNIRFYLYTPSGKLTYPIPVTGYLSGRPQTFRTQCFPYEPGSKFLLHSDGLRTSNSKALLRSCCSIEMIANELKNEEYLNADDSTFIIGSLH; from the coding sequence ATGAAACATTTTCAACAGGATTTGGTTGAGGTATATGCGTATCAGCTAGCAAAGGAAGGAAAATCCTATTGTGGTGATAGCTATTACTATACAGCCACAGATGAGTACTTTTTATGTGTACTAGCTGATGGATTAGGGAGTGGGCAATATGCATTCGAAGCCTCATTTGCAGTTGCAGAAGCAGTAAAAAATAATGCAGATAAAGATGTTGATTCGTTAATGAAGCATTGCAATGAGGTTCTTGTTCAAAAAAGAGGAGCGGCGGTAGCGGTTTTAAAAGTTAATTTAAAGGAAAAGGAGTTCGCATATAGTTGTGTTGGAAATATACGCTTCTATTTGTATACACCTTCCGGAAAACTTACTTATCCTATTCCTGTAACAGGGTATTTATCGGGTCGTCCTCAAACTTTTCGAACTCAATGTTTTCCGTATGAGCCTGGATCAAAATTTTTACTTCATTCAGATGGATTAAGAACTTCCAATTCTAAAGCGTTATTAAGAAGCTGTTGTTCAATTGAAATGATTGCAAATGAACTCAAGAATGAAGAATATTTGAATGCGGATGATTCTACATTTATTATTGGGAGCTTGCACTAA